One stretch of Rathayibacter festucae DSM 15932 DNA includes these proteins:
- a CDS encoding Asp23/Gls24 family envelope stress response protein, translating into MSDSTRTPATPATPTAPRVDKASVDTVTSLGNSAASGTAQGRTVIDDAVIAKVAGIAARQVPGVFALGNNAARAFGAIRSAVGGNDHAQGVSVEVGETQVAADVTLVVEYPVPMQSVADQVRAAVSEAITELVGMSVAEINVAIVDVHIPGEDKGDTETESRVR; encoded by the coding sequence ATGAGCGACAGCACGCGCACCCCCGCCACCCCCGCCACTCCCACCGCCCCCCGCGTCGACAAGGCGTCGGTCGACACCGTCACCAGCCTCGGCAACAGCGCCGCCTCGGGCACGGCTCAGGGCCGCACCGTCATCGACGACGCCGTGATCGCCAAGGTCGCCGGCATCGCCGCGCGCCAGGTGCCCGGTGTCTTCGCCCTCGGCAACAACGCCGCCCGTGCCTTCGGCGCGATCCGCTCGGCCGTCGGCGGCAACGACCACGCCCAGGGCGTCAGCGTCGAGGTCGGCGAGACCCAGGTCGCCGCCGACGTCACCCTCGTCGTCGAGTACCCGGTGCCGATGCAGTCGGTCGCCGACCAGGTCCGCGCCGCGGTCTCCGAGGCCATCACCGAGCTCGTCGGCATGTCCGTCGCCGAGATCAACGTCGCCATCGTCGACGTGCACATCCCCGGCGAGGACAAGGGCGACACCGAGACCGAGAGCCGCGTCCGATGA
- a CDS encoding RNA polymerase sigma factor: protein MPGLETASDALLAERSAEGDVRAFEVLVKRHQSILRAYAWRLTGSQADASDAVQNALITVWAQLPQLQEPASVRSWMMRIVSRSSVDLLRQRKPVDDVDAVEHPPAREPGPFESVEQSDAMRALAQALAELPETQRQCWLLREVGGESYSEIAEHLGITATAVRGKLARARESLVVAMEDWR, encoded by the coding sequence ATGCCCGGTCTGGAGACGGCGAGCGACGCGCTCCTCGCCGAGCGCTCCGCCGAGGGCGACGTCCGCGCGTTCGAGGTGCTGGTCAAGCGGCACCAGTCGATCCTCCGCGCCTACGCCTGGCGGCTGACCGGCTCGCAGGCGGACGCCTCCGACGCGGTGCAGAACGCGCTGATCACCGTCTGGGCCCAGCTCCCGCAGCTCCAGGAGCCGGCGAGCGTGCGGAGCTGGATGATGCGGATCGTCAGCCGCTCCAGCGTCGACCTGCTCCGCCAGCGCAAGCCGGTCGACGACGTCGACGCCGTCGAGCACCCGCCGGCGCGCGAGCCGGGGCCGTTCGAGTCGGTCGAGCAGAGCGACGCGATGCGCGCTCTCGCCCAGGCGCTGGCCGAGCTGCCCGAGACCCAGCGGCAGTGCTGGCTGCTCCGCGAGGTCGGCGGCGAGTCGTACAGTGAGATCGCCGAGCACCTCGGCATCACCGCCACCGCCGTCCGCGGCAAGCTCGCCCGAGCACGGGAGTCGCTGGTCGTGGCGATGGAGGACTGGCGATGA
- a CDS encoding Asp23/Gls24 family envelope stress response protein produces MTPDETPGGTPGLPGTGEDAVLPLTVPLVADDAAADPDAGSADAIGIDELGDYLDRGRLPYDPAIEESPEHRRTLRALERVRALSGALIDDDAAHLPAPTESWFGSILTQVRREARAGRDIPLASTDPDVELTITEGAVRGIVREAGDSVSGVLVGRCRLQGDVADPGADIAVEVTISVFWGVPIADAAQQVRERIHSRLLTQTELRVSTIDVRVEDVYVPGGEES; encoded by the coding sequence ATGACCCCGGACGAGACGCCCGGCGGGACGCCCGGTCTGCCCGGCACCGGCGAGGACGCCGTGCTGCCGCTGACCGTGCCGCTGGTCGCGGATGACGCCGCCGCCGATCCGGACGCCGGCTCCGCCGACGCGATCGGCATCGACGAGCTCGGCGACTACCTGGACCGGGGCCGCCTGCCCTACGACCCCGCCATCGAGGAGTCGCCGGAGCACCGCCGCACGCTGCGCGCCCTCGAGCGCGTCCGCGCGCTCTCCGGTGCGCTGATCGACGACGACGCGGCGCACCTGCCCGCGCCCACCGAGAGCTGGTTCGGCTCGATCCTCACTCAGGTGCGGCGCGAGGCGCGGGCCGGACGCGACATCCCGCTCGCGAGCACCGACCCCGACGTCGAGCTGACGATCACCGAGGGCGCCGTCCGCGGCATCGTCCGCGAGGCGGGCGACAGCGTCTCCGGAGTCCTCGTCGGCCGCTGCCGGCTGCAGGGCGACGTCGCCGATCCGGGTGCCGACATCGCGGTCGAGGTGACGATCTCGGTCTTCTGGGGCGTCCCGATCGCCGACGCGGCTCAGCAGGTGCGCGAGCGGATCCACTCCCGTCTGCTCACCCAGACCGAGCTGCGCGTCTCGACGATCGACGTGCGCGTCGAGGACGTCTACGTGCCGGGAGGGGAGGAGTCGTGA
- a CDS encoding ribokinase, producing MSLVVLGSANLDHVHRVARIPAPGETVLALDSRTFPGGKGLNQAVAAARTVAGSSFVTSLGRDAAGDELAGLLAEEPLELHARRGDERTGTAQITVDDAGENAIVVDSGANAAFTDLTAEEEGLIAGASALLLQLEIPVPTVLAAARAGRTAGTTTILNAAPIGPLPEELLAELDVLIVNEHEARELGAERGLSAADDTALAVALTALVPVVLVTLGADGVVVAVRDREPVRAPAFRVSVVDTTGAGDTFCGVFAARLASGGERLDDPAALVELVRWATAAAAISVTRAGAAVSTPTAAETEAFLAEHGA from the coding sequence ATGAGCCTCGTCGTCCTCGGAAGCGCCAATCTCGATCACGTCCACCGGGTCGCCCGCATCCCCGCGCCCGGCGAGACCGTCCTCGCCCTCGACTCCCGCACCTTCCCCGGCGGCAAGGGGCTCAACCAGGCGGTCGCCGCCGCCCGCACGGTCGCGGGCAGCAGCTTCGTCACGAGCCTCGGCCGCGACGCCGCGGGCGACGAGCTCGCGGGGCTGCTGGCGGAGGAGCCGCTCGAGCTGCACGCGCGCCGCGGCGACGAGCGCACCGGCACGGCGCAGATCACGGTGGACGACGCGGGCGAGAACGCGATCGTCGTCGACTCCGGCGCCAATGCCGCCTTCACCGACCTCACCGCGGAGGAGGAGGGGCTGATCGCCGGCGCCTCGGCGCTCCTGCTGCAGCTCGAGATCCCGGTCCCGACCGTGCTGGCGGCCGCGCGGGCCGGCCGCACGGCGGGGACCACCACGATCCTCAACGCGGCGCCGATCGGCCCGCTGCCCGAGGAGCTGCTCGCCGAGCTGGACGTGCTGATCGTCAACGAGCACGAGGCGCGCGAGCTCGGCGCCGAGCGCGGCCTCTCAGCGGCGGACGACACGGCCCTCGCCGTCGCCCTCACCGCGCTCGTGCCGGTGGTGCTGGTCACCCTCGGTGCGGACGGCGTCGTGGTCGCCGTCCGCGACCGCGAGCCGGTGCGCGCGCCGGCCTTCCGCGTCTCCGTCGTCGACACCACCGGCGCCGGCGACACGTTCTGCGGCGTCTTCGCCGCCCGGCTCGCGAGCGGCGGCGAGAGGCTCGACGACCCGGCCGCGCTGGTCGAGCTCGTCCGCTGGGCGACCGCCGCCGCGGCGATCTCGGTCACCCGGGCGGGAGCGGCGGTCTCGACGCCGACGGCGGCCGAGACGGAGGCGTTCCTCGCCGAGCACGGCGCCTAG
- a CDS encoding aldo/keto reductase codes for METRIFGRTGAPVSVVGLGTWQLGADWGDVAESDALAILDAAAESGVTLFDTADVYGDGRSERTIGAWRAAHPDAGVFVATKMGRRVEQIPANYVLDNFRAWTDRSRSNLGVDTLDLVQLHCPPTSVYSDDAVFDALDTLVDEGAIAHYGVSVERTEEALTAIARPNVASVQIILNAFRLKPLDAVLPAAREAGVGILARVPLASGLLSGRYTTETTFAPDDHRNYNRDGSAFDVGETFSGVDFATGVEAAQEFSLLAADHGLAPAAAALAWIIQQDGVTAVIPGARSVEQAKANATAADAAPLGPAFMEAVNALYDTHFRPTVHPRW; via the coding sequence ATGGAAACTCGAATCTTCGGCCGCACCGGTGCGCCCGTCTCCGTCGTCGGCCTCGGAACCTGGCAGCTCGGTGCCGACTGGGGGGACGTCGCGGAGAGCGACGCCCTCGCCATCCTCGACGCCGCGGCGGAGTCGGGCGTCACCCTCTTCGACACCGCCGACGTCTACGGCGACGGCCGCAGCGAGCGGACCATCGGCGCCTGGCGCGCCGCGCACCCCGACGCGGGCGTCTTCGTCGCGACGAAGATGGGCCGCCGCGTGGAGCAGATCCCCGCGAACTACGTGCTGGACAACTTCCGCGCCTGGACCGACCGCTCGCGCTCGAACCTCGGCGTCGACACGCTCGACCTCGTGCAGCTGCACTGCCCGCCGACCTCCGTCTACTCCGACGACGCCGTCTTCGACGCGCTGGACACCCTGGTCGACGAGGGCGCCATCGCGCACTACGGCGTCTCGGTCGAGCGCACGGAGGAGGCGCTCACCGCCATCGCGCGGCCGAACGTCGCGAGCGTCCAGATCATCTTGAACGCGTTCCGCCTCAAGCCGCTCGACGCGGTGCTGCCGGCGGCCCGCGAGGCCGGCGTCGGGATCCTGGCGCGCGTCCCGCTCGCGTCCGGCCTCCTCAGCGGCCGCTACACGACCGAGACGACCTTCGCACCCGACGACCACCGCAACTACAACCGCGACGGCTCCGCCTTCGACGTCGGCGAGACCTTCTCGGGCGTCGACTTCGCGACCGGCGTCGAGGCCGCCCAGGAGTTCTCCCTCCTGGCCGCCGACCACGGCCTCGCCCCCGCCGCGGCCGCGCTGGCCTGGATCATCCAGCAGGACGGCGTCACCGCCGTCATCCCCGGCGCCCGCTCCGTCGAGCAGGCGAAGGCGAACGCCACCGCCGCGGACGCCGCCCCCCTCGGCCCCGCCTTCATGGAGGCCGTCAACGCCCTCTACGACACCCACTTCCGCCCCACGGTCCACCCCCGCTGGTAG
- a CDS encoding DUF559 domain-containing protein, protein MSGDGPEGVFRVAEGSAAGLSRARMRSAEFSSPAYGVRSTAPAVTLADRCAAMLHRLGDHVFVCGPTAALLWDAPLDRRWEQRLVLDVAVIAPARAPHARGLAGRSLSVDRDVDIVVGRRGALTSPARTWCDLGAVLELADLVAVGDDLLHRRLLTEESLRGALDRYPGRRGIARLRRALVLLDGRAESRPESQVRVALVLAGITGLEANVEIRDEAGAFLGRVDLCIARARVVIEYHGDYHRSEPGQWRRDVARARRLRAAGWIVIDLTGDDLADLASVVAQVRSALHH, encoded by the coding sequence GTGAGTGGCGACGGGCCGGAGGGCGTCTTCAGGGTGGCGGAGGGGAGCGCCGCGGGGCTGTCGCGGGCGCGGATGCGGTCGGCGGAGTTCTCGTCGCCGGCCTACGGAGTCAGATCGACGGCTCCGGCCGTCACGCTCGCGGATCGCTGCGCGGCGATGCTGCACCGGCTCGGCGACCACGTCTTCGTCTGCGGGCCGACCGCGGCTCTGCTCTGGGATGCGCCGCTCGACCGGCGCTGGGAGCAGCGGCTCGTCCTGGACGTCGCCGTCATCGCACCGGCTCGGGCGCCGCACGCGCGCGGTCTGGCAGGACGCAGCCTCTCCGTCGATCGCGACGTCGACATCGTCGTCGGCAGGCGAGGCGCGCTGACCTCCCCGGCCCGTACCTGGTGCGACCTCGGCGCCGTCCTCGAGCTCGCGGACCTCGTCGCTGTCGGCGACGATCTCCTCCACCGACGTCTCCTGACCGAGGAGTCACTGCGTGGCGCGCTCGACCGGTATCCGGGTCGACGCGGGATCGCGCGCCTGCGTCGAGCCCTCGTGCTGCTCGACGGCCGGGCGGAGTCCCGTCCCGAGTCGCAAGTCCGCGTGGCTCTGGTACTCGCGGGGATCACGGGTCTCGAGGCGAACGTCGAGATCCGTGACGAGGCGGGCGCCTTCCTCGGCCGAGTCGATCTCTGCATCGCTCGGGCCCGTGTGGTCATCGAGTACCACGGCGACTACCACCGCTCCGAGCCCGGGCAGTGGCGGAGGGACGTCGCCCGCGCCCGCCGCCTCCGCGCGGCCGGCTGGATCGTGATCGACCTCACCGGCGACGACCTCGCCGACCTCGCCTCGGTCGTCGCCCAGGTGCGCTCGGCGCTGCATCACTGA